The sequence below is a genomic window from Desulfomonile tiedjei.
TGTATCGAGCCACTCCACGAAGAAAAATGGCTTCAGGTGCGGAATTGCTCTTGGGGTAATCCTTCAGGACCCTGTCAAACACCTCGATTGCCTTGTCGAACCGTTCATTCTCAAAGTGTGATTTGCCGATCCCAAGCAACAACGAAGGAATCAACTCCTCGGGCGCCAGGAAGCCGACAGTGCGATGGTGCTCCTTTCCGTCAGTGTCGAGCGTGATCAATGTAGGTGTCCATTTGATGTTGAAATCAGCGGCTAGAGGCTTGTGGTCGAAAGGCACCCGTAAAGGTATC
It includes:
- a CDS encoding tetratricopeptide repeat protein; this encodes MDAVTYPDEKVAAFVQNDLIPLRVPFDHKPLAADFNIKWTPTLITLDTDGKEHHRTVGFLAPEELIPSLLLGIGKSHFENERFDKAIEVFDRVLKDYPKSNSAPEAIFLRGVARYKSTHEGKPLREAYDKLAAEYPSSEWTHRAYPYRLIN